In Zhaonella formicivorans, one DNA window encodes the following:
- the nuoK gene encoding NADH-quinone oxidoreductase subunit NuoK — protein MVSLEHYLILAACLFSIGLYGALAKKNAVAVLMGVELMLNAVNINLVAFNKFLAPQNVTGHVFAIFVIVVAAAEVAVGLALVLNIYRERLSTSVDDFDILKW, from the coding sequence ATGGTTTCTTTAGAGCATTACCTGATCTTGGCAGCTTGCTTATTTTCCATTGGCCTCTACGGCGCATTGGCTAAGAAAAATGCTGTCGCTGTTTTAATGGGCGTTGAACTAATGCTTAATGCAGTAAATATCAATCTGGTGGCATTTAATAAATTTCTGGCTCCGCAGAATGTAACGGGTCACGTTTTTGCCATCTTTGTAATCGTCGTAGCTGCCGCAGAAGTTGCGGTAGGGTTGGCATTGGTGTTGAATATTTACCGTGAACGTCTTTCTACCAGCGTCGACGATTTTGATATCTTGAAGTGGTAA
- a CDS encoding NADH-quinone oxidoreductase subunit J family protein, whose translation MVSPALFWLLAAAVLACALAVVTLKNIVHSALYLILTFVGIAIVFLFLEADFLALVQILVYAGAVSILLVFAVMLTRKGDMKQSNLFNNYKWAGALLCLGLFLLIERLILASDFVVNTTGPQNTVGPIAEAMLGQFVIPFEIAAILLLVAMVGAIILAKGVKGH comes from the coding sequence ATGGTTTCGCCTGCGCTTTTTTGGCTCTTGGCAGCAGCTGTGCTGGCTTGTGCCTTAGCGGTGGTAACCTTAAAAAATATAGTGCACAGCGCGCTGTATTTGATTTTAACTTTTGTGGGTATTGCCATAGTATTTTTGTTCCTGGAAGCGGATTTTCTTGCTCTGGTACAAATTCTGGTTTATGCCGGGGCTGTTTCAATTCTGCTTGTTTTTGCGGTGATGTTAACCCGCAAAGGAGACATGAAACAAAGCAACCTTTTTAACAATTACAAATGGGCTGGTGCTTTGCTTTGTTTGGGACTGTTTTTACTGATCGAACGCTTGATTTTGGCCAGTGATTTTGTGGTAAACACTACCGGCCCGCAAAATACTGTTGGCCCCATTGCAGAAGCCATGCTTGGCCAGTTTGTGATTCCTTTTGAAATCGCAGCCATCCTCTTGTTAGTGGCTATGGTTGGAGCCATAATCCTGGCGAAAGGAGTGAAAGGGCATTAA
- a CDS encoding NuoI/complex I 23 kDa subunit family protein, with protein MYGEGLLKGLRVTFRHFFGKAITEQYPERRPKLPPRSHGSFKLNTEKCSACGTCALSCPNNVISVESFRDENKKRHLSGFRMELMYCLFCGLCVESCPSSALKFTDDFELSCYSRDGMVLTLANNPPAVEEKKSE; from the coding sequence ATGTACGGAGAAGGTTTGTTGAAAGGTTTGCGGGTTACTTTTAGGCATTTTTTTGGTAAAGCGATTACAGAACAATATCCCGAGCGACGTCCCAAGTTACCTCCTAGATCTCACGGTTCTTTTAAATTAAACACAGAAAAATGCAGTGCCTGCGGTACATGCGCCCTCAGCTGTCCCAACAACGTCATTTCCGTGGAATCTTTCCGGGATGAAAATAAGAAACGCCATTTATCAGGATTCCGGATGGAGTTGATGTATTGCCTCTTTTGCGGTTTGTGTGTGGAAAGCTGCCCGAGCAGTGCCTTAAAGTTTACCGATGATTTTGAACTAAGCTGCTACAGCAGGGATGGAATGGTTTTAACGCTCGCTAACAACCCTCCGGCAGTGGAGGAGAAAAAAAGCGAATAA
- the nuoH gene encoding NADH-quinone oxidoreductase subunit NuoH, with translation MEKFFINISAGLQAWISSLGIPAFVVDLAMSLIYFVGVVLFVLLNVLYLVYLERKFSGYVQQRLGPNRLGPRGLLQTTADVVKLLGKEDIIPLAADKWVFKIASLVVMVPALMIYAVIPFGKNMIAADLNLGVFYFIAIASTSTLAFLMAGWGSNNKYSLLGGMRVVAQMVSYEIPMVFSLLGVVMLTGSLKMSDIMAAQKDVWFIVLQPVAFLVYFIASTAELNRAPFDLPEGEQEIIAGPYTEYSGMRYALFFLAEYANMIAVSALAATLFLGGASGPWLPSWLWFVIKVYIMILLYMWVRWTFPRVRLDHMMAFNWKFLLPVSLLNILVTGVGIKIFELF, from the coding sequence ATGGAGAAATTTTTTATAAATATATCTGCGGGACTCCAGGCCTGGATTAGTTCTTTGGGTATACCGGCTTTTGTAGTCGATCTAGCCATGAGCTTGATTTATTTCGTAGGTGTGGTTCTCTTTGTTTTGCTCAATGTGTTGTATTTAGTATACCTTGAACGAAAATTTTCCGGCTATGTCCAGCAGCGTTTGGGACCAAACCGGCTTGGCCCGCGGGGACTTCTGCAAACCACAGCAGACGTGGTTAAACTTTTGGGGAAGGAAGATATTATCCCGTTAGCGGCCGACAAATGGGTATTTAAGATTGCTTCTTTGGTGGTAATGGTACCTGCCTTGATGATTTATGCCGTTATTCCTTTTGGCAAGAACATGATTGCCGCTGACTTAAACCTGGGAGTGTTCTATTTTATTGCCATTGCTTCAACTTCAACCCTTGCTTTTTTAATGGCTGGCTGGGGTTCTAACAACAAGTATTCTTTATTAGGCGGCATGCGTGTTGTGGCGCAAATGGTAAGCTATGAAATCCCAATGGTTTTTTCTTTGCTAGGGGTAGTGATGCTGACCGGTTCATTAAAAATGTCGGACATTATGGCTGCTCAGAAAGATGTCTGGTTCATAGTTTTGCAGCCTGTAGCTTTTCTAGTCTATTTTATTGCTTCCACAGCGGAATTAAACCGGGCTCCTTTTGATTTGCCGGAAGGGGAGCAAGAGATTATTGCAGGCCCTTATACGGAATACAGTGGTATGCGGTATGCCTTGTTTTTCCTGGCTGAATACGCCAATATGATTGCTGTTTCCGCCCTGGCGGCTACCTTGTTCCTGGGCGGCGCCAGCGGACCATGGCTGCCTTCCTGGTTATGGTTTGTGATTAAGGTCTATATCATGATTTTGTTATATATGTGGGTGCGCTGGACTTTTCCGCGGGTAAGGCTCGATCACATGATGGCCTTCAATTGGAAATTCCTGCTGCCTGTTTCCCTCTTAAACATTTTGGTAACAGGTGTTGGCATTAAAATTTTTGAATTGTTTTAG
- a CDS encoding NADH-quinone oxidoreductase subunit D yields the protein MSLQEKNLHTEELTINMGPQHPSTHGVYRAVLTLDGEHVVNVENVIGYLHRGMEKIAESRTYTQFIPYTDRMDYMSGMLNELGYVQAVETLMGVEVPERAEYLRIIMAELQRIASHMVYLGSMALDLNGFTPWMYFFRDREKILDLFEMTCGSRLTTSYMRVGGVSEDIPEEFLPQLQQFLADMPRSMEEYDQIVTGNEIFQARTKDVGIISGERALAYGLTGPNLRASGIDFDLRRDAPYGIYDRFDFKVVVGTKGDCFERWMMRIGEVEESLKIIAQAARDLPDGPVMAKVPKVLRPPVGEIYHQIEGSKGILGYYLVSDGSNKPYRLHIHGPSFVNIGAYPEMARGGTMQDAVAILASLDPVLGEVDR from the coding sequence GTGTCTTTACAGGAAAAGAATTTGCATACGGAAGAATTGACCATTAACATGGGACCACAGCATCCCAGTACTCACGGAGTTTACAGGGCTGTTTTAACATTGGATGGCGAACATGTAGTGAACGTCGAAAATGTAATCGGCTACTTACACCGTGGCATGGAGAAAATCGCTGAGTCCCGTACCTACACTCAGTTTATCCCGTATACCGACCGGATGGACTATATGTCAGGCATGCTGAATGAGTTAGGTTATGTCCAGGCAGTGGAAACACTGATGGGTGTTGAGGTGCCGGAAAGAGCCGAGTATTTACGGATTATTATGGCAGAGCTGCAGCGCATAGCCAGTCACATGGTATATTTGGGCAGCATGGCGCTTGATTTAAACGGCTTCACTCCATGGATGTATTTTTTCCGTGATCGGGAAAAGATCCTGGATTTATTTGAAATGACTTGTGGTTCAAGGCTAACAACCAGTTATATGCGGGTTGGAGGTGTAAGCGAGGATATACCGGAGGAATTTTTGCCTCAGTTGCAGCAGTTTTTAGCCGATATGCCTAGAAGTATGGAGGAATATGACCAAATAGTGACGGGCAATGAAATATTTCAGGCGAGAACGAAAGATGTGGGCATCATTAGCGGCGAAAGGGCTCTCGCTTATGGTTTGACAGGCCCTAACTTAAGGGCTTCAGGCATTGATTTTGATTTGCGCCGAGATGCTCCCTATGGTATCTATGACCGTTTTGATTTTAAAGTGGTGGTTGGCACTAAAGGTGACTGCTTTGAGCGCTGGATGATGCGTATTGGTGAAGTTGAGGAAAGCTTAAAAATTATTGCGCAGGCTGCCCGCGATTTGCCGGATGGTCCAGTTATGGCTAAAGTACCTAAGGTACTGCGTCCGCCTGTTGGTGAAATCTACCACCAAATTGAAGGTTCCAAAGGGATTCTTGGTTATTACCTAGTAAGCGATGGCTCCAACAAGCCGTATAGGCTGCATATTCACGGCCCTTCTTTTGTAAACATCGGTGCTTATCCTGAAATGGCACGGGGAGGCACCATGCAGGATGCAGTAGCTATTTTAGCTTCTCTTGATCCAGTGTTGGGAGAAGTTGACAGGTAA
- a CDS encoding NADH-quinone oxidoreductase subunit C, with translation MAKRFEDIQEAVAALQFAYPDSVEVLEGSQPAIKVKVKDFLAIINMLKESGFAYLADLTAVEEQDSICVVYHLMSLEHFGLLRIKVELDKLNPEIPSLVDLWPAANVQEREAYDLMGVKFVGHPNLQRILCPDEFEGHPLRKDFKLETRRK, from the coding sequence ATGGCTAAAAGGTTTGAAGATATCCAAGAAGCGGTTGCCGCGCTGCAATTTGCATATCCGGACTCGGTTGAAGTTTTAGAAGGGTCCCAACCGGCGATAAAAGTCAAAGTAAAAGATTTTCTTGCGATTATCAATATGTTGAAAGAAAGCGGATTTGCTTATTTAGCCGATCTGACTGCAGTCGAAGAGCAAGATTCCATCTGCGTTGTTTACCACTTGATGTCTTTGGAGCATTTCGGCCTGCTACGGATTAAAGTTGAATTAGACAAACTAAATCCTGAAATTCCGTCCCTGGTTGATCTTTGGCCGGCGGCCAATGTGCAGGAAAGGGAAGCGTATGATTTAATGGGGGTTAAATTTGTAGGACACCCCAATTTGCAGCGCATTTTATGTCCTGATGAGTTCGAAGGACATCCGTTGCGCAAAGATTTTAAACTGGAAACAAGACGCAAATAG
- a CDS encoding NADH-quinone oxidoreductase subunit B, with amino-acid sequence MEVNKAKSEDKALEALVEKNIILAKLDQLLDYCRAHSFWPVTFGLACCAIEMMAAGGARYDISRFGYEVFRPSPRQADLMIVAGTITDKMAPLVKRIYDQMAEPKWVIAMGSCAISGGPFVDSYNVVPGADAFLPVDVYVPGCPPRPEALLHGLLTLKKKVINPKVVKIHG; translated from the coding sequence GTGGAAGTAAATAAGGCAAAATCTGAAGATAAGGCATTAGAGGCCCTTGTAGAAAAAAATATCATCTTAGCCAAGTTGGATCAACTGCTTGATTATTGTAGAGCCCATTCTTTTTGGCCGGTCACTTTCGGTTTGGCTTGTTGTGCGATTGAGATGATGGCAGCCGGAGGGGCGCGGTATGATATCTCCCGTTTTGGCTATGAGGTTTTTCGGCCCTCGCCCCGCCAGGCCGATTTAATGATCGTTGCTGGCACAATTACTGATAAAATGGCTCCCTTGGTAAAAAGAATCTACGATCAAATGGCGGAGCCTAAATGGGTGATTGCTATGGGTAGTTGCGCTATAAGCGGGGGACCTTTTGTCGATTCATACAATGTTGTCCCGGGAGCAGATGCCTTTTTGCCGGTTGATGTCTATGTTCCAGGCTGTCCGCCCCGTCCCGAGGCGTTGCTGCATGGTTTATTGACCTTAAAGAAAAAGGTTATCAACCCGAAAGTGGTGAAAATCCATGGCTAA
- a CDS encoding NADH-quinone oxidoreductase subunit A, producing MLKEFSTVGVFMIVAFLFGIIVLATAWIVRPKRPSPEKLATYECGLETSGPTWIRFKISYFMYALVFLVFDVETVFLYPWAVKFRVLEWFAFVEMIIFIGILVIGLWYAWKEGALEWK from the coding sequence ATGCTCAAGGAGTTTTCTACAGTAGGTGTTTTTATGATCGTTGCCTTCCTATTCGGAATAATAGTCTTAGCTACCGCCTGGATTGTAAGGCCAAAGCGCCCAAGTCCTGAAAAGCTGGCCACTTATGAGTGCGGCCTGGAAACCAGCGGGCCGACCTGGATCAGATTTAAAATCAGTTATTTCATGTATGCTTTGGTATTCCTGGTGTTTGATGTGGAAACCGTGTTTTTGTATCCATGGGCAGTTAAGTTCCGGGTGTTAGAATGGTTTGCCTTTGTAGAAATGATTATTTTCATTGGGATCCTGGTTATTGGTTTATGGTATGCATGGAAGGAGGGAGCCTTAGAGTGGAAGTAA
- a CDS encoding acyl-CoA dehydratase activase, with amino-acid sequence MLTVGLCIGASNVSFVLAEHEPECKIRKVIIRPHEGNPRKTVEAVLEHCPEEMQGIAVTGRRFKDYLNLSTISEPEATELAYSYLNLSGDYDAIVSAGGETFLIYQLQNGVINNVLSGNKCASGTGEFFIQQVKRMGMGLEEAIKLAHGAEPYKVAGRCSVFCKSDCTHALNKGEAKEKVVAGLCKMMSAKITELANLAKARRIVLVGGCAQNSAMVQFLRQELDEVYIPTEATCFEALGAALYARDHPTLPLSKRQLFKMERHSFAFLPPLSSFSNMVSFKQMAEVTLKRGERCLLGLDVGSTTTKAVLLRESDGLIAAKVYLRTNGDPVGASKKCYAALSEQVPEDIKIIGLGVTGSGRQIAGLHALTDCVINEIIAHARAAVYFDPNVDTILEIGGQDAKYTYLENQVPCDYAMNEACSAGTGSFLEEAAKESLQIETAEIADAALQAATPPNFSDQCAAFISSDIKNAIHEGISGNDIAAGLVYSICQNYINRVKGTRLTGKKIFMQGGVCYNKAVPLAMAALLDKEIIVPPEPGLMGAFGVALEVKSRLESGIIKEKIFNLLELASRDVIYHQPFICRGQKESCDRKCSINLIEIAGRKYPFGGACNKYNNLQRNISYNIKELNLVARREKLVFEQQSEIDVPKLKGIRIGISKSFFSHTYYPLYYHFFKNLGCSPVLAQFCSPEGQEQKGAAFCYPAELAHGFCKSLIDAGVDYYFFPQVKGLAVENGAADSVTCPFAQGEPYYLKTTFPEIAGNMISPVLDFSRGMQAVSHEFVKVGKNLGFNKQKSLEAFQRAWEAQQAFFAEIKSIGSRFMQELERDPDQIAIVIFGRPYNAFTQTANLGIPAKFASRGYKVIPYDFLPWEREPVEERMYWSVGQMLLKSARLVDKHPQLFAAYITNFSCGPDSFLTGYVREIFGKKPSLTLELDNHTADAGIDTRIEAFLDVIRSYRESSKRPAEQKGTSPAAILAKSCLHDGKFSIQASHGQIFSLRDPRVKVVIPSMGEYSSEALAATFRCFGIQALSLAPPGEADLKEGKKYTSCKECLPLLLTLGSLKRYLAAKKDKQEITAFFMPTTSGPCRFGQYNVAIEKLLVKVGIENVALISLSSANGYAGLPTSFVLRAWRAAVIGDVLDEIRNSLLVLALNRSEALECFRQVKEMILNSLEREPWHQVIKVLERAATVLAMLPLRGKLEQTSQVLLVGEIYVRKDAFSRQYLEHKLAEKDIILRIAPISEWLYYCDYLLKKGLTQRTDWVTKAKINCKNQIQRYEEKRIKNILARSGLCSPHPVNVEKSIANVQGAIAPTLTGEAILTVGGAVTELLDEVEGVIAIGPFGCMPNRIAEAILNKGLTRLKKEIITNRGAVGERMEQMTSLPFLALESDGNQFTQLALAKLEAFCLQVKRLTAQLRS; translated from the coding sequence ATGCTTACAGTCGGTTTATGTATTGGAGCTTCTAATGTAAGCTTTGTCTTAGCGGAGCATGAGCCTGAATGTAAAATTAGGAAGGTCATAATCCGACCTCATGAAGGAAACCCGCGTAAAACAGTAGAAGCGGTGCTGGAGCACTGTCCTGAGGAAATGCAGGGGATTGCCGTAACTGGAAGGAGATTTAAGGATTATTTAAATTTAAGCACAATTTCTGAGCCGGAAGCTACAGAACTTGCTTATTCGTACTTAAATCTTTCTGGCGATTATGATGCTATTGTCAGTGCGGGTGGTGAAACATTTCTGATTTATCAGCTCCAAAATGGCGTGATAAACAATGTTTTGAGCGGAAATAAATGTGCTTCCGGTACGGGAGAATTTTTTATTCAACAGGTCAAAAGAATGGGCATGGGGCTGGAAGAGGCAATTAAACTGGCTCATGGAGCAGAGCCCTATAAAGTAGCAGGCCGCTGCTCGGTATTTTGCAAAAGTGATTGCACCCATGCCTTAAATAAAGGGGAAGCAAAAGAGAAAGTTGTGGCCGGGCTGTGCAAAATGATGAGCGCCAAAATCACTGAACTGGCTAATCTGGCAAAAGCACGCCGGATTGTTTTGGTTGGGGGCTGTGCGCAAAATAGCGCCATGGTCCAATTCCTGAGGCAGGAGCTGGATGAGGTCTATATTCCCACTGAAGCCACTTGTTTTGAAGCGTTAGGCGCTGCTCTCTACGCCCGGGACCATCCTACACTGCCTTTAAGTAAGCGCCAGCTATTCAAAATGGAACGGCATTCCTTTGCTTTCCTCCCTCCCTTGTCAAGTTTTAGCAATATGGTCTCCTTTAAGCAGATGGCGGAGGTGACTCTTAAGAGAGGCGAGCGCTGCCTGTTAGGCTTGGATGTGGGTTCTACAACTACTAAAGCTGTTTTGCTCAGAGAATCCGATGGGTTAATTGCAGCCAAAGTATATTTGAGGACCAACGGAGATCCAGTGGGCGCTTCCAAAAAGTGTTATGCCGCTTTGTCGGAACAGGTGCCTGAAGATATCAAAATAATCGGATTAGGGGTAACCGGTTCAGGAAGGCAGATTGCTGGGTTGCACGCTTTAACCGACTGCGTTATTAATGAGATCATTGCCCATGCCAGGGCTGCAGTTTATTTCGATCCAAATGTCGACACAATTTTAGAAATCGGCGGACAAGATGCCAAATATACTTATCTGGAGAACCAAGTGCCATGTGATTATGCGATGAATGAAGCTTGTTCCGCAGGAACAGGTTCTTTTTTGGAAGAAGCTGCCAAAGAATCTCTGCAAATTGAAACAGCGGAAATAGCGGATGCGGCATTACAAGCTGCCACCCCCCCTAATTTCAGTGACCAATGTGCAGCTTTTATTTCCAGTGACATTAAAAATGCCATTCATGAAGGGATTTCCGGCAATGACATTGCTGCCGGCCTGGTTTATTCCATTTGTCAAAACTACATTAACAGGGTAAAAGGTACCAGGTTAACGGGCAAAAAAATTTTTATGCAAGGCGGTGTATGTTATAACAAAGCTGTGCCCTTGGCTATGGCAGCGCTGCTAGACAAAGAAATTATTGTGCCCCCTGAGCCAGGGCTGATGGGTGCTTTCGGGGTGGCGCTGGAAGTTAAAAGCAGGCTGGAATCAGGTATTATAAAAGAAAAGATTTTTAACCTGCTGGAGCTGGCATCCAGGGATGTAATTTACCATCAACCTTTTATTTGCCGGGGCCAAAAGGAAAGCTGCGACCGCAAATGCAGCATCAACCTGATTGAGATTGCAGGCAGAAAATATCCCTTCGGCGGAGCTTGCAACAAGTACAATAATCTACAGAGGAACATTTCTTATAATATTAAAGAATTAAATCTGGTGGCCAGAAGGGAAAAGCTTGTCTTCGAACAGCAGTCAGAAATTGATGTTCCTAAATTAAAAGGTATTAGAATTGGCATCAGTAAATCATTTTTCAGCCATACTTATTACCCATTGTATTATCATTTTTTTAAAAACCTAGGATGCAGCCCTGTTTTGGCCCAATTTTGTTCCCCAGAGGGGCAGGAACAGAAAGGGGCAGCTTTTTGTTACCCTGCAGAATTAGCCCATGGGTTTTGTAAAAGCTTAATTGATGCTGGCGTGGACTATTATTTTTTTCCTCAGGTCAAAGGGCTGGCTGTGGAAAATGGGGCTGCTGACAGCGTTACCTGTCCTTTTGCGCAAGGGGAACCTTATTACTTAAAAACCACTTTTCCGGAAATTGCGGGAAACATGATCAGTCCGGTTTTAGATTTCAGCAGAGGGATGCAGGCTGTCAGCCATGAATTTGTCAAGGTGGGAAAAAATCTGGGATTTAACAAACAGAAGAGTTTGGAAGCTTTTCAACGGGCGTGGGAAGCCCAGCAGGCCTTTTTTGCCGAAATAAAAAGTATAGGTTCCCGTTTTATGCAGGAATTGGAACGGGATCCCGACCAGATTGCCATTGTCATTTTCGGACGGCCTTACAACGCTTTTACCCAAACCGCTAACTTGGGTATTCCGGCTAAATTTGCTTCCCGGGGTTACAAGGTGATACCTTATGATTTTCTGCCCTGGGAAAGGGAGCCGGTGGAAGAGCGGATGTACTGGTCTGTTGGGCAGATGCTGTTAAAAAGTGCCCGGCTGGTGGACAAACACCCTCAACTATTTGCTGCGTATATTACCAACTTCAGCTGCGGTCCAGATTCTTTTTTAACAGGTTACGTCCGAGAGATTTTTGGCAAGAAACCTTCCTTAACCTTGGAACTGGATAATCATACGGCTGATGCAGGTATTGATACCAGAATAGAGGCCTTTTTAGATGTGATCCGGAGTTACAGGGAAAGTTCCAAGCGACCAGCGGAGCAAAAAGGAACGTCACCGGCAGCTATACTCGCAAAAAGCTGCTTGCACGATGGTAAATTTAGCATTCAGGCATCTCACGGGCAAATTTTTAGCTTGCGCGATCCCAGGGTGAAGGTTGTAATCCCCTCTATGGGTGAATATAGCTCGGAAGCTTTAGCCGCCACATTTCGCTGCTTCGGCATTCAGGCCTTAAGTTTGGCTCCCCCGGGGGAAGCTGACTTGAAAGAGGGGAAAAAATATACTTCTTGTAAGGAATGCCTGCCTTTATTACTCACGTTGGGAAGTTTAAAAAGGTATTTGGCTGCAAAAAAAGACAAGCAGGAAATAACAGCTTTTTTTATGCCGACAACTTCCGGGCCTTGCCGTTTCGGGCAATACAACGTTGCCATCGAAAAACTGTTGGTTAAAGTAGGGATTGAGAATGTAGCCCTTATCTCTTTATCCTCGGCCAACGGCTACGCCGGTTTGCCCACCAGTTTTGTTTTAAGGGCATGGCGGGCGGCGGTCATTGGTGATGTGCTGGATGAGATTCGTAACTCCCTTTTAGTATTAGCGCTTAACCGCAGCGAAGCTCTGGAATGTTTTCGGCAGGTAAAGGAGATGATTTTAAACAGCCTGGAAAGGGAGCCCTGGCATCAAGTTATTAAGGTGCTGGAAAGAGCTGCCACGGTTTTGGCAATGCTGCCTCTACGGGGCAAGCTGGAACAAACAAGCCAGGTCTTGCTGGTAGGCGAGATCTATGTGCGCAAAGATGCTTTTTCACGACAGTATTTGGAACATAAGCTGGCGGAAAAAGACATTATTTTGAGAATCGCTCCGATCAGCGAATGGTTGTATTACTGTGATTACCTGTTGAAAAAGGGCTTGACACAACGGACCGATTGGGTAACTAAGGCTAAAATTAACTGCAAAAACCAGATCCAGCGGTATGAAGAAAAAAGAATCAAAAATATCCTGGCCAGAAGCGGGCTCTGCTCTCCTCATCCTGTAAATGTGGAAAAGAGCATTGCTAATGTTCAAGGAGCTATTGCACCGACCCTGACAGGGGAAGCAATTTTAACAGTGGGTGGAGCGGTAACGGAACTACTGGATGAAGTGGAAGGGGTAATCGCAATAGGTCCTTTTGGGTGTATGCCCAACAGAATAGCGGAAGCAATTTTAAATAAAGGGTTGACCAGGCTGAAAAAGGAAATTATTACCAATAGAGGCGCAGTGGGAGAGCGCATGGAACAAATGACCTCTCTACCTTTTTTGGCGCTGGAGAGCGACGGCAACCAATTTACACAGCTTGCTCTTGCCAAATTGGAAGCATTTTGCCTGCAGGTGAAGAGGTTGACAGCACAACTTAGAAGTTAA
- a CDS encoding ribonuclease HII — MYSKLNVTEIERLLKCEQEISAEFLRQLAEDSRASVQNLYRRYLQKREKENKERLRVQELYALETSPDFEQKLVAGVDEVGRGPLAGPVYAAAVILPFRLYLKGLNDSKKLSPGVRGELAAEIRQKAIAWCVASASVEEINNLNILRASHLAMLRALQNLPVRPDHVLVDGTSFPESKFQVTTVVGGDAKCACIAAASILAKVERDKVMQSVSKTYPFYGFDHNKGYGTKEHYQALREFGPCPLHRTAFLTNAL, encoded by the coding sequence TTGTATAGCAAGCTTAATGTTACCGAAATTGAGAGACTGTTAAAATGTGAACAGGAAATCTCTGCAGAATTTCTCCGACAGTTGGCTGAAGACTCCCGCGCTAGCGTGCAAAATCTTTACCGCAGGTATTTACAGAAGAGGGAAAAAGAAAATAAAGAGCGACTCAGGGTTCAAGAGTTATATGCATTGGAAACAAGTCCTGATTTTGAGCAAAAGTTGGTCGCGGGGGTAGATGAAGTAGGGCGTGGCCCCTTAGCAGGCCCAGTATATGCGGCTGCGGTAATTTTGCCTTTCAGATTATATTTAAAGGGATTAAATGATTCCAAAAAGCTGTCACCTGGTGTCAGGGGAGAACTGGCTGCGGAGATTAGGCAGAAGGCGATTGCTTGGTGTGTTGCTTCTGCTTCCGTTGAGGAAATCAATAATTTGAATATTCTAAGGGCCTCTCATTTGGCGATGTTGAGGGCATTACAAAACTTGCCGGTCAGACCCGACCACGTTCTTGTTGATGGGACAAGCTTTCCAGAAAGTAAATTCCAGGTGACTACGGTTGTAGGGGGAGATGCAAAGTGTGCTTGCATTGCTGCTGCTTCGATTTTAGCCAAGGTCGAAAGGGATAAAGTGATGCAAAGTGTCAGCAAAACCTATCCTTTTTATGGGTTTGATCACAACAAAGGCTATGGCACAAAAGAACACTACCAAGCCTTACGGGAATTTGGCCCGTGTCCGCTGCATCGCACGGCCTTCTTAACAAATGCATTGTAG
- the ylqF gene encoding ribosome biogenesis GTPase YlqF, with the protein MQVQWYPGHMAKAKRMLAEQLKLIDLVIEVLDARIPRSSANPDLNNLIGAKPRLSVLNKADLADPKASREWISYFANLGIKALAVNSNRREGMADVVKAAELLAEDKLMQGRRKYLLKRPVRAIVVGIPNVGKSSLINGLVKKSSARTGDKPGITKGKQWIRVLTNLELLDTPGLLWPKFEEPEVGFHLAITGAISDQVYDLVEAAVKLLAVLKREYAAALIDRYKLTELKEDNHKLLEELGVRRGLLGPGGIVEVEKTALMLLQDFRQGKLGRITLEKVSEGKN; encoded by the coding sequence GTGCAGGTGCAGTGGTATCCTGGCCATATGGCCAAGGCAAAACGGATGCTCGCAGAACAATTAAAGCTGATCGATCTTGTGATTGAAGTGCTGGATGCCCGCATTCCAAGGAGTTCAGCCAATCCTGATCTAAATAATTTAATCGGGGCCAAACCGCGCCTGTCAGTGCTAAATAAGGCGGATCTGGCTGATCCTAAGGCCAGCAGAGAATGGATTTCCTATTTTGCAAACCTGGGGATTAAAGCCCTTGCTGTTAATTCCAACCGCAGAGAAGGTATGGCAGACGTGGTTAAAGCTGCCGAGCTTTTAGCAGAAGATAAACTCATGCAGGGCAGAAGGAAATATCTGCTAAAGAGACCAGTGAGAGCAATCGTGGTTGGTATTCCCAACGTGGGAAAATCTTCCTTGATCAATGGCTTAGTAAAAAAAAGCAGTGCCAGGACCGGGGATAAGCCAGGTATTACTAAAGGCAAGCAATGGATCCGCGTTTTGACCAACTTGGAGTTGCTGGACACTCCCGGATTGCTTTGGCCAAAATTCGAGGAGCCGGAGGTAGGTTTCCACCTGGCCATAACTGGTGCTATCAGCGATCAGGTTTATGATTTAGTTGAGGCTGCAGTGAAATTGCTGGCGGTGTTGAAAAGGGAATATGCAGCCGCTCTAATAGATAGATATAAGCTAACTGAGCTGAAGGAGGATAATCATAAGCTGCTGGAAGAACTGGGAGTAAGGCGCGGCCTTTTAGGGCCAGGAGGGATCGTGGAAGTTGAGAAGACTGCGTTGATGTTGCTTCAGGATTTTCGTCAGGGGAAGCTAGGACGAATTACTTTAGAAAAAGTTAGTGAAGGCAAGAATTGA